DNA sequence from the Longimicrobium sp. genome:
AGTGGATGGCGGTGATGCGCCAGCCATCCGCGGTGCGGGCGAGCACCATCAGCTCCGCGCCTGTGGCAGCGACCGCGCGTCCCCGAAACTGGCCCTGAGCGACGCTTGTCGCGGACGCCCACGCTACGTCGCCCTGTACGCGGACCTGCACGGGTGTGCGGGTGGACTGGACGGCACGGGCGAACTCGATGTCGGCGGGCAGGTGATGGCCGCGGTACTCCGCCACGTCCTCCACCCCGCCCGACTCCAGGATCACCGCGTCGGGCGCGAGCAGCGCCAGGACGG
Encoded proteins:
- a CDS encoding nuclear transport factor 2 family protein → MRAKLGIMLVVLLAACGRPCGPRFTMSPQPTVQVDPAPVVVIEPRDVVSAAPARSVAQYSVEVAATVARFHQALEAGDSAAVLALLAPDAVILESGGVEDVAEYRGHHLPADIEFARAVQSTRTPVQVRVQGDVAWASATSVAQGQFRGRAVAATGAELMVLARTADGWRITAIHWSSRTRP